In Pseudodesulfovibrio hydrargyri, a single window of DNA contains:
- the purF gene encoding amidophosphoribosyltransferase produces MKKEYCGLFGIYGNKEAARMTYFGLYALQHRGQESAGIVTWDGERIREQKGMGLVADVFNERHLGKELKGSIAMGHIRYSTTGASLIRNAQPFLVRHGDLRLAVAHNGNLVNTYELRTELEQNGSIFQTTMDTEVFAHLIIKYLHESETIEEAVGKACNRVRGAYSMLILANDKMIAVKDPNGFRPLVLGSVGGNYVFASETCAFDLVEAEYLRPLDPGEMVVVHKNKLSSHRFAEPIRCSKCIFELIYFARPDSHIFGDVVYERRKAMGVMLAKEAPVDADLVMPFPDSGNYAAVGYSQESGLPLELAMIRNHYVGRTFIQPSQDMRDFSVRVKLNPVKSMIQGKRIIIIEDSIVRGTTIRARVKKLRELGAREIHLRVSCPPIRFPCFYGIDFSSKGELIAANHSVEDIARFMGLDSLHYLSIPGLLDSVTQDEWCLACFDGNYPVPLADRMGKDCLEAAPGIIKEFC; encoded by the coding sequence ATGAAAAAAGAGTATTGCGGTCTTTTCGGCATCTACGGCAACAAGGAGGCGGCGCGCATGACCTATTTCGGTCTGTACGCGCTGCAGCACCGCGGGCAGGAGTCCGCGGGCATCGTTACCTGGGATGGCGAGAGGATCCGCGAACAGAAGGGCATGGGCCTGGTGGCCGACGTGTTCAACGAGCGGCACCTGGGCAAGGAGCTCAAGGGCTCCATCGCCATGGGCCATATCCGTTACTCCACCACGGGCGCGTCCCTGATCCGCAACGCCCAGCCGTTCCTGGTCCGCCACGGCGACCTGCGCCTGGCCGTGGCCCACAACGGCAACCTGGTCAACACCTACGAGTTGCGCACCGAGCTGGAGCAGAACGGGTCCATCTTCCAGACCACCATGGACACCGAGGTCTTCGCCCACCTGATCATCAAATACCTGCATGAGTCCGAAACCATCGAGGAGGCCGTGGGCAAGGCGTGCAACCGGGTGCGCGGGGCCTACTCCATGCTCATCCTGGCCAACGACAAGATGATCGCGGTCAAGGACCCCAACGGCTTCAGGCCCCTGGTCCTCGGCAGCGTGGGCGGCAACTACGTCTTCGCCTCCGAAACCTGCGCCTTCGACCTGGTCGAGGCCGAGTACCTGCGTCCCCTGGACCCCGGCGAGATGGTCGTGGTCCACAAGAACAAGCTGAGCAGCCACCGCTTCGCCGAGCCCATCCGGTGCAGCAAGTGCATCTTCGAGCTCATCTACTTCGCCCGGCCCGACTCCCATATCTTCGGCGACGTGGTCTACGAGCGGCGCAAGGCCATGGGCGTCATGCTGGCCAAGGAGGCTCCGGTGGACGCGGACCTGGTCATGCCGTTCCCGGATTCGGGCAACTACGCGGCCGTGGGCTACTCCCAGGAGTCCGGCCTGCCCCTGGAGCTGGCCATGATCCGCAACCACTACGTGGGACGGACCTTCATCCAGCCCTCGCAGGACATGCGCGACTTCTCGGTCCGGGTGAAGCTCAACCCGGTCAAGTCCATGATCCAGGGCAAGAGGATCATCATCATCGAGGACTCCATCGTGCGCGGCACGACCATCCGGGCGCGCGTCAAGAAGTTGCGCGAGCTGGGCGCGCGGGAGATCCACCTGCGGGTCAGCTGTCCGCCCATCCGCTTCCCCTGTTTCTACGGCATCGACTTCTCCTCCAAGGGCGAACTCATCGCGGCCAACCACTCGGTGGAGGACATCGCGCGGTTCATGGGGCTCGATTCCCTGCACTACCTGTCCATCCCCGGTCTGCTCGACTCCGTGACCCAGGATGAATGGTGCCTGGCCTGCTTCGACGGCAACTATCCGGTGCCTCTGGCCGACCGCATGGGCAAGGACTGCCTGGAGGCCGCGCCCGGAATCATCAAGGAATTCTGCTAG
- a CDS encoding KpsF/GutQ family sugar-phosphate isomerase translates to MACTSERKDWLELAREVLDIEVQGLEAVRDQLDGPFIEALTAMAKCTGRVVITGLGKSGLVGRKIAATLSSTGTPSFFLHPVEGAHGDLGMIRDEDVVLALSNSGATDEVNAILPTLKSLGATVIAMTSNPASPMAGLSDVHIQVRVPREACPMGLAPTSSTTAQLAVGDALAVCLMEWKSFGQDDFKRFHPGGSLGQRLATCVDQLMHSDGLPVVREEAALRDALATLNGGGLGLVAVVDGATLLKGVLTDGDVRRLVCAGGLDMDRPVSAVMTVSPRRATAGESSARVLDFMERSQITVLPVVRDDGRLAGMVHLHDLLGKGELTFSGGNGGGAG, encoded by the coding sequence ATGGCATGTACATCCGAACGCAAGGACTGGCTGGAGCTGGCCCGCGAGGTTCTGGACATAGAGGTCCAGGGGCTTGAGGCCGTGCGCGACCAGTTGGACGGGCCGTTTATTGAAGCCTTGACCGCCATGGCCAAGTGCACGGGCAGGGTGGTCATCACCGGCTTGGGCAAGTCCGGGCTGGTGGGCCGCAAGATCGCGGCCACCCTGTCCTCCACGGGCACGCCGTCCTTCTTCCTCCATCCGGTGGAGGGGGCCCACGGCGATCTGGGCATGATCCGGGACGAGGACGTGGTCCTGGCTCTGTCCAACTCCGGGGCCACCGACGAGGTCAACGCCATCCTGCCCACGCTCAAATCCCTGGGGGCCACGGTCATCGCCATGACCTCCAACCCGGCCTCGCCCATGGCCGGGCTCTCCGACGTCCACATCCAGGTCCGCGTGCCGCGCGAGGCGTGCCCCATGGGCTTGGCCCCGACGTCCTCCACCACCGCGCAGCTGGCCGTGGGCGACGCTCTGGCCGTCTGCCTGATGGAGTGGAAGTCTTTCGGCCAGGACGATTTCAAGCGGTTTCATCCCGGCGGTTCGCTGGGCCAGCGGCTGGCCACCTGCGTGGATCAACTTATGCACAGCGACGGTCTGCCCGTGGTCCGGGAAGAGGCCGCCCTGAGGGACGCCCTGGCCACCCTGAACGGCGGCGGGCTCGGCCTGGTGGCCGTGGTCGATGGGGCCACGCTGCTCAAAGGCGTGCTGACCGACGGCGACGTGCGCCGCCTGGTCTGCGCCGGGGGGCTCGACATGGACCGCCCGGTGAGCGCGGTCATGACCGTGTCGCCGAGAAGGGCCACGGCCGGGGAGTCCTCGGCCCGCGTGCTCGATTTCATGGAGCGCAGCCAGATCACCGTTTTGCCCGTGGTCCGCGATGACGGGCGGTTGGCGGGCATGGTCCACCTGCACGACCTGCTCGGCAAGGGCGAGCTGACCTTTTCGGGAGGCAACGGCGGGGGAGCCGGTTGA
- a CDS encoding phenylpyruvate tautomerase MIF-related protein — MPFIKVETNVIAPDEEACLKGLSALAAELLGKPEAYVLAELESGKKLLFGGTGDPAAFVTLDSIGLPEDRTPEFSAAISGYLNRELSIPANRVYIAFGDIKRHLFGWDGGTF; from the coding sequence ATGCCGTTCATCAAAGTGGAGACCAACGTTATCGCGCCCGACGAGGAGGCCTGCCTCAAAGGGTTGTCCGCCCTGGCCGCCGAACTGCTCGGCAAGCCCGAGGCCTACGTCCTGGCCGAACTGGAGTCGGGCAAAAAGCTGCTCTTCGGCGGCACCGGCGACCCGGCGGCCTTCGTCACTCTTGACTCCATCGGTCTGCCCGAGGACCGCACCCCGGAGTTCTCCGCCGCCATAAGCGGGTACCTGAACCGGGAACTGTCCATCCCGGCCAACCGCGTGTACATCGCCTTCGGCGACATCAAGCGCCACCTCTTCGGCTGGGATGGCGGGACGTTCTAG
- a CDS encoding methyl-accepting chemotaxis protein, whose translation MSIKNKLILIFVSVLLGLAGIFAVNYVGGQYVIKTRKLAALAREGTVLFLQARRHEKNFLLRKDEQYTRKALEDADKAGQVLEEIVRIKPGLADRCREALDILRQYREALIQVNDHYVAMGLTMKEGLRWAFIQAARNMEAEFAKTAMSEEFVIKLLQMRRHEKNYIIRGDTQYVGRVAKGAQELRAMLSSGYTPGEGAGQLKALQGYLDAFNNYVDREKRIADITGGLVEAARSLEPVYDEIAESSAAQSLHDARMIDYGVLGVELGVGAAILLLLLWVMRSINSPLMRLNAFARSVAGGDLDAQPQGVFRAELGELKGVLVDMVANLRAVIAKSRKMEEDARTQAGEAGRARDEALAQQERVQTLLERMGEAAGRADEVARKLATVSRDLKERTGKIAGSAITQQERMSESATAMEEMNATVNEVAMNVSDASGLANEASTEASQGIQVVHRAEKSMAEVAGTVSVLEEGMARLGSDTESIGQVISVINEIADQTNLLALNAAIEAARAGDAGRGFAVVADEVRKLAEKTMVATKEVEERITAIQEATGRNIHDVKETLAHVASANGEVGNSVDAFRNIREFSANVADRIEGIAIAARQQSAASEEISGAVLDVSRLASATAEDVQQAASVIAGLADMAETLQAIIGHLGGEERESERVLPGKAESRKLGAVQ comes from the coding sequence ATGAGCATCAAGAACAAGCTGATCCTGATCTTTGTGTCCGTGCTGCTGGGCCTGGCCGGAATCTTCGCGGTGAATTACGTGGGCGGGCAATACGTGATCAAGACACGCAAGCTGGCCGCGCTGGCGAGGGAGGGCACCGTTCTGTTTCTCCAGGCGCGGCGGCATGAAAAGAACTTTTTATTGCGCAAGGACGAGCAATATACCCGCAAGGCCCTGGAAGATGCGGACAAGGCCGGGCAGGTGCTTGAAGAAATTGTCCGGATCAAGCCGGGTCTGGCCGACCGCTGCCGCGAGGCCCTGGACATCCTGCGGCAATACCGGGAGGCGCTGATCCAGGTGAACGACCATTACGTGGCCATGGGGCTGACCATGAAGGAGGGGCTGCGCTGGGCGTTCATCCAGGCGGCCCGTAACATGGAGGCCGAGTTCGCCAAGACGGCCATGAGCGAGGAGTTCGTCATCAAGCTGCTCCAGATGCGGCGGCATGAAAAGAACTACATCATTCGGGGCGACACCCAGTACGTGGGCCGCGTGGCCAAGGGCGCGCAGGAGCTGCGGGCCATGCTCTCGTCCGGGTACACTCCCGGGGAGGGGGCCGGGCAGCTCAAGGCGTTGCAGGGCTATCTCGACGCCTTCAACAATTATGTGGACCGGGAGAAGCGGATCGCGGACATCACCGGCGGATTGGTGGAGGCGGCCCGTTCCCTGGAGCCGGTCTACGACGAAATCGCCGAGAGCAGTGCGGCCCAGTCGCTTCACGACGCGCGGATGATCGACTACGGCGTGCTCGGCGTGGAGCTGGGCGTGGGCGCGGCCATTCTGCTCTTGCTCCTGTGGGTGATGCGGTCCATCAACAGCCCGCTCATGCGCCTCAACGCCTTTGCCCGCAGCGTGGCCGGGGGCGACCTCGACGCGCAGCCCCAAGGAGTGTTTCGGGCCGAGCTGGGCGAACTCAAGGGCGTACTGGTGGACATGGTCGCCAATCTCCGCGCCGTGATCGCCAAGTCGCGGAAGATGGAGGAGGACGCCCGCACCCAGGCCGGAGAGGCGGGGCGGGCGCGGGACGAGGCTTTGGCCCAGCAGGAGCGCGTCCAGACTCTGCTGGAACGCATGGGCGAGGCCGCCGGGCGTGCCGACGAGGTGGCCCGGAAGCTGGCCACGGTGTCCCGGGACCTCAAGGAGCGCACCGGGAAGATCGCCGGAAGCGCGATCACGCAACAGGAGCGCATGTCCGAGTCGGCCACGGCCATGGAGGAGATGAACGCCACGGTCAACGAGGTGGCCATGAACGTGAGCGACGCGTCGGGGCTGGCCAACGAGGCCAGCACCGAGGCCAGCCAGGGCATCCAGGTGGTCCATCGGGCCGAGAAGTCCATGGCCGAGGTGGCCGGGACGGTCTCGGTGCTGGAGGAGGGCATGGCCCGGCTGGGCTCGGACACCGAATCCATCGGCCAGGTCATCAGCGTGATCAACGAAATCGCGGACCAGACCAACCTGCTGGCCCTGAACGCGGCCATCGAGGCCGCCCGCGCGGGCGATGCCGGGCGGGGTTTCGCGGTGGTGGCCGACGAAGTGCGCAAGCTGGCCGAAAAGACCATGGTCGCCACCAAGGAAGTGGAGGAGCGCATCACCGCCATCCAGGAGGCCACGGGCCGCAACATTCACGACGTGAAGGAGACCCTGGCCCACGTGGCCTCGGCCAACGGCGAGGTCGGCAATTCCGTGGACGCCTTCCGGAACATCAGGGAGTTCTCGGCCAATGTTGCCGACAGGATCGAGGGCATAGCCATCGCGGCCCGTCAGCAGTCCGCGGCCAGCGAGGAGATCAGCGGCGCGGTGCTGGACGTCAGCCGGCTGGCCTCGGCCACGGCCGAGGACGTGCAGCAGGCCGCCTCGGTCATAGCGGGCCTGGCCGACATGGCCGAGACCCTGCAGGCGATCATCGGCCACCTGGGCGGCGAGGAACGGGAGTCCGAGAGGGTCTTGCCCGGCAAGGCCGAAAGCCGCAAGCTGGGAGCCGTGCAATAG
- a CDS encoding YkgJ family cysteine cluster protein — translation MARTRTEDADVCRRCSFQGPTCCRITTGQEEYCFPLSQTEKERIQELVPYTGGFVVSPNSKAFIDYACRLFPGEEEEVRRIFPEGKEHFRLAVDSMGACRFLGPLGCEIPQEARPYYCRLFPFWMAGRTVTHFDTPTCLARREGGTLARILDILDTNKATVKDLYGRLRLVWGLPPSKGANPVKKTF, via the coding sequence ATGGCCCGGACCCGTACCGAAGACGCCGACGTCTGCAGGCGCTGCTCCTTCCAGGGGCCGACCTGCTGCCGCATCACCACGGGCCAGGAGGAGTACTGCTTCCCCCTGTCCCAGACCGAGAAGGAGCGCATCCAGGAGCTGGTGCCGTACACCGGCGGCTTCGTGGTCTCGCCCAACTCCAAGGCGTTCATCGACTACGCCTGCCGCCTCTTCCCCGGCGAAGAGGAGGAGGTCCGGCGCATCTTTCCCGAGGGCAAGGAGCACTTCCGGCTGGCCGTGGATTCCATGGGCGCGTGCCGCTTTCTCGGCCCGCTGGGCTGCGAGATCCCGCAGGAGGCGCGCCCCTACTACTGCCGCCTCTTTCCCTTCTGGATGGCGGGTCGCACGGTCACGCATTTCGACACCCCCACCTGTCTCGCCCGGCGGGAAGGGGGCACCCTGGCCCGGATTCTCGACATCCTTGACACCAACAAGGCGACCGTGAAGGATCTGTACGGCCGATTGCGCCTGGTCTGGGGACTGCCCCCGTCCAAGGGCGCGAACCCGGTCAAGAAAACCTTCTGA
- a CDS encoding PhzF family phenazine biosynthesis protein has translation MELDLYQVDAFADEVFTGNPAAVVPLYEWLSDELMMRIAQENNLAETAFFVRKGEYFELRWFTPEIEIDLCGHATLASAHVLYRHLDYTDPVVVFETKSGRLFVDREGDGYSMDFPAWSCAKSQVTERVAAALGARPAELYMGGRDMMAVFETEDEIRALDPDFRLVSGLDGLCLICTAPGMDHDFVSRVFVSGDSVPEDPVTGSAHCTLVPYWADRLGKSSFSSYQASRRGGSLRCEYLGDRVKISGNAVTYMTGIIHL, from the coding sequence ATGGAACTCGATCTCTATCAGGTGGACGCATTCGCGGACGAGGTCTTCACCGGCAACCCGGCGGCCGTGGTCCCGCTCTACGAGTGGTTGTCCGACGAGTTGATGATGCGCATCGCCCAGGAAAACAACCTGGCCGAGACCGCTTTCTTCGTGCGCAAGGGCGAGTACTTCGAACTGCGCTGGTTCACCCCGGAGATCGAGATCGACCTGTGCGGCCACGCCACCCTGGCCAGCGCCCACGTCCTCTACCGCCACCTGGACTACACCGACCCGGTCGTGGTCTTCGAGACCAAGAGCGGGCGGCTCTTCGTGGACCGCGAGGGCGACGGCTATTCCATGGACTTCCCGGCCTGGTCCTGCGCCAAGAGCCAGGTCACCGAACGGGTGGCCGCGGCTCTGGGGGCGCGGCCCGCCGAACTGTACATGGGCGGCCGCGACATGATGGCCGTTTTCGAGACCGAGGACGAGATCCGTGCGCTTGACCCCGACTTCCGCCTTGTCTCGGGCCTGGACGGGCTGTGCCTCATCTGCACCGCGCCCGGCATGGACCACGACTTCGTGTCCCGCGTCTTCGTGTCCGGCGATTCCGTGCCCGAGGACCCGGTCACCGGGTCGGCCCACTGCACCCTGGTCCCGTACTGGGCGGACCGCTTGGGCAAGTCCTCGTTCTCCTCCTACCAGGCCTCCAGGCGGGGCGGCTCCCTGCGCTGCGAATACCTCGGCGACCGGGTCAAAATATCCGGCAACGCCGTGACCTACATGACCGGAATCATCCACCTCTAA
- a CDS encoding penicillin-binding protein 1A has product MKKFLKIFCIFVLACILSGIGGAVWLYHWASNDLPGFKNITDYKPPLVTTVYAQDNQVLGYFYKEKRFLVTLDQMSPWIPKAFLAAEDASFYEHDGVDLTAIVRAFKANLMAGRTKQGGSTITQQIIKRLLLTSERSYKRKLKEAILAFRLENYLTKEEILTIYLNHIFLGAHSYGVEAAARTYFAKHAKDLTVAQAAMIAGLPQAPTRYNPYQNYQLARQRQEYVLGQMRNLGWITEEQYQEALVEPIELKSMDDPSWQVGAYYLEEVRRWLVDQYGEDEVYNGGLTVTTPCDLKHQAAAEKALRRGLIDSAKRRGWIGPVGHFTAADEPRILEEGPQTTDNIMAKDQLLKAFVTKVAKDKALVRFGRFKGEIPIKAMWWVREPDIRKSHEDVPDPTDARKILKMGDVVWVTVDTAPKNEDGTWILDLEREPEVQGALVSIKPGTGEVVALVGGYSFATSQFNRATQARRQPGSAFKPIVYSAAIDNGFTPASIVLDAPIVYANDAEGKLWRPENFEGTFDGPTLLRTALVKSKNLCTIRIAQKIGIRTIIDRAKAMGLDTDFPVDLSVSLGSAVVTPMNLCEAYTTFPRGGSYIKPRTVLSVKSAWGDELYSSKPEAVDAISPQTAYIMATLMKQVVQNGTGWRAKVLGRPVAGKTGTSNMEQDAWFMGYAPYLLTGVYVGFDELTPMGKWETGSRAASPIWVDYRKEVENDYPYEDFTQPPGIVMVKVDGDTGKLASPSSTQEFFLPFKVGSEPTETARPYGGSGEAPASADDLFKQTF; this is encoded by the coding sequence ATGAAGAAATTCCTTAAGATATTCTGTATATTCGTGCTCGCTTGCATCCTCTCGGGCATCGGCGGGGCCGTCTGGCTCTACCATTGGGCCTCGAACGACCTGCCCGGATTCAAGAACATCACCGACTACAAGCCGCCGCTGGTGACCACGGTCTACGCCCAGGATAACCAGGTGCTCGGCTATTTCTACAAGGAGAAGCGGTTCCTGGTCACTCTGGACCAGATGAGCCCGTGGATTCCCAAGGCGTTCCTGGCCGCCGAGGATGCCTCCTTCTACGAGCACGACGGCGTGGACCTGACCGCCATCGTCCGCGCCTTCAAGGCCAATCTCATGGCCGGGCGAACCAAGCAGGGCGGCTCGACCATCACCCAGCAGATCATCAAGCGCCTCCTGCTGACCTCCGAGCGCAGCTACAAGAGAAAGCTCAAGGAGGCCATCCTCGCCTTTCGTCTGGAGAACTACCTGACCAAGGAAGAGATCCTGACCATCTACCTGAACCATATCTTCCTGGGTGCGCACTCCTACGGCGTGGAGGCCGCCGCCCGGACCTATTTCGCCAAGCACGCCAAGGACCTGACCGTGGCCCAGGCGGCCATGATCGCGGGGCTGCCCCAGGCCCCCACGCGGTACAACCCCTACCAGAACTACCAGCTTGCCCGGCAGCGCCAGGAATACGTCCTCGGCCAGATGCGCAATCTCGGATGGATCACCGAGGAGCAGTATCAGGAGGCGCTGGTCGAGCCCATCGAACTCAAGTCCATGGACGACCCGTCCTGGCAGGTGGGCGCGTACTACCTCGAGGAAGTCCGCCGCTGGCTCGTCGACCAGTACGGCGAGGACGAGGTCTACAACGGCGGCCTGACCGTGACCACCCCGTGCGATCTCAAGCACCAGGCGGCCGCCGAGAAGGCGTTGCGGCGCGGGCTTATCGACTCGGCCAAACGGCGCGGCTGGATCGGCCCGGTCGGCCATTTCACCGCGGCGGACGAACCGCGAATCCTCGAGGAAGGGCCGCAGACCACGGACAACATCATGGCCAAGGACCAGCTCCTCAAGGCCTTCGTGACCAAGGTGGCCAAGGACAAGGCCCTGGTCCGTTTCGGCAGGTTCAAGGGGGAAATCCCCATCAAGGCCATGTGGTGGGTGCGCGAGCCCGATATCCGGAAGAGCCACGAGGACGTGCCCGACCCGACCGACGCCCGCAAGATCCTCAAGATGGGTGACGTGGTCTGGGTGACCGTGGACACGGCCCCGAAAAACGAGGACGGCACCTGGATTCTCGACCTGGAACGCGAACCGGAGGTCCAGGGCGCGCTGGTCTCCATCAAGCCCGGCACCGGCGAGGTCGTCGCCCTGGTGGGCGGCTATTCCTTCGCCACCAGTCAGTTCAACCGGGCCACCCAGGCCAGACGCCAGCCCGGTTCGGCCTTCAAGCCCATCGTCTACTCGGCGGCCATCGACAACGGCTTCACCCCTGCCTCCATCGTGCTCGACGCGCCCATCGTCTACGCCAACGACGCCGAGGGCAAGCTGTGGCGGCCCGAGAACTTCGAGGGCACCTTCGACGGACCGACCCTGCTGCGCACAGCCCTGGTCAAGTCCAAGAACCTGTGCACCATCCGCATCGCCCAGAAGATCGGCATCCGGACCATCATCGACCGGGCCAAGGCCATGGGCCTGGACACCGACTTCCCCGTCGACCTGTCCGTGTCCCTGGGCTCGGCCGTGGTCACTCCCATGAACCTGTGCGAGGCCTATACCACCTTCCCGCGTGGCGGGTCCTACATCAAACCGCGCACGGTCCTGTCCGTGAAGTCCGCCTGGGGCGACGAGCTGTACTCCTCCAAGCCCGAGGCCGTGGACGCCATCAGTCCGCAGACCGCCTACATCATGGCCACGCTCATGAAGCAGGTGGTCCAGAACGGCACCGGCTGGCGCGCCAAGGTCCTGGGCAGGCCCGTGGCGGGCAAGACCGGCACCTCGAACATGGAGCAGGACGCCTGGTTCATGGGCTACGCCCCGTACCTGCTGACCGGCGTGTACGTCGGTTTCGACGAGCTGACCCCCATGGGCAAGTGGGAGACCGGCTCGCGCGCTGCCTCGCCCATCTGGGTGGACTACCGCAAGGAGGTGGAGAACGATTATCCCTATGAGGACTTCACCCAGCCGCCGGGAATTGTTATGGTCAAGGTGGACGGCGACACGGGCAAGCTCGCCTCGCCGTCCTCGACCCAGGAGTTCTTCCTGCCGTTCAAGGTGGGCTCCGAGCCCACGGAAACGGCCCGCCCGTACGGCGGGAGCGGAGAGGCCCCGGCGTCGGCCGACGATTTGTTCAAGCAAACCTTCTAG